The sequence GCGACAAGAAGAATGAGTTTCTCTCCTAATCCTCTCTCGCTAACCATTGAAGCTAAACCTCCTACGGCTCTGTCGGCTCAGCTCGTCGCTGTCTTCTCTCTTCTAACAATCAACCCTTTCTCGAAGCTCTCAGCCGATGATTTCTCTGGAGATACGCCAACATGGACAACCAGTTTCTTCTGCGACTCTGACTCTTACTCGTTCCCGTCGTCTTCTCATGAAGCTAGAAACAGAGTCCATGAGAATGTCAAGCGCTTCGCTAGGAACTACGCAACACTCTTCATCCTCTTCTTCACTTACGAACTGTAtgcatctatctatctataaagTTTCAGCCTTTTTTAGCTAAATTGTATTTAGAATTTactttaaaatctttttaagtTTAAGCCTTTTTTTTTAGCCAAATTGGATTTGAAACACTGTTGTGTTGATTGTCCTGACATTGAGTTTTTGTAGGTTTGAGATGCCACTAGCGTTGCTAGGATTTGTAACAAGCTATGCCTTTTGGGAGCTGTTCAAATTCTGCGTCGACAGATGGGAATCCAATCGACATCCCTTGATCCGAAAAATATTAATCCGTGTAGCATTATGTGGTAAGTATCCAGTAGATGTTTCTTTCTTGGTTCTTTGGTTTTGCATAGTTAACCTTGTTGATATGGACCCTAAGATGATATATTTACTTAGTTGAGATATTCTCTTTTATGTAATTATGGATCATTTAACAAAGTTCCTCGCTTTGTTTTGCAGCAACCGTGAGCTTTTTGGCGTTTTTGAATGTTCAAATTGCTGTTTTCTATGCTCTTGCGATAAGTTATGCAGGTAACTAATCGCATATTGGTATCTCGGTTATCTTTTTAACAAACCTCTCACGAATTGATGATATGATGTTGTTTGCACTCTTCTTTGTAGTTGTAATATTGCACGGCGGGTTCAGGAATCTCTCCATTTCCGAGAAGCAATCTTGAGGCAAGATAGAAGTCATAGCACCATACATAAGTAGGAAGACTAACAACAACACATTGCGATGGCTGGAGAAAAATCTGTAGTTACTTTTGGATTTACTTTACTTTGAGAATGTCGATTTATTTAAATCATAACAGACAAACAACTCATGTTTGGTTAAACAAGAAGAACAAACATTTTGAAAAGTTTCCTTAATCTATTGAATGCTTATAGATCGAATCTTGTGtttgagattaaaaaaaatcaaatggaaACTACATTTACTGTAACAGAATGGAGGTACGAATATGTTTATCTTGTCtgacaagaagaaaaagaattgGTGAAAAGGTATTGTGTTACTTCTCGTATCTGAAGTCTCTGATTGCTTCTCCAGTCGTTATAGGGTATATAGGTTTAAGAAACCATTGCTACTCATTTGTTCAGTTATACTACTGATGAGTGATGAGGATGGAAGTTATACTATACCACTTGGCTCGTTCTTGTAAGTTTTTGATTTGAGGTACTTGTTACTTGGTTTGGTCACCGCAATTACTTGATTTTACGGGACAAGTACAGGACGAGTTGCGGGTACGAATGGTAGCGGGTGGGTATGCACTGTGAACTGACGGGAATGGTCTCTCCCCTAGAGAAACAGAGTTAATACCATCGGGAGACAATGTCCCACGTATATCATTATAAAGATAACAACAAGATACTACATTTGATCTAGTCCGAGAAGAGGTATGTTTCTAAGCTTCCTAATGGCTAATTTTTTATAAGTACTACAAGGTTTTGCACCAATAAGAAAACTTGACAAGAAAACGTATATGGGCTTAAAGCCCATGCCTATTTCTTACTCTACATTTCCTTTCAGATGAATAGTGAAAACAATAACATAGAAAACacatgataatttttttttatcaataaacaGGTCTGAAATATCAACTTTGAAATTAGTAGTCTACATTTTGaaatacaaaactaaattaCGAAAAGAAAATAactgcaatatatatatatatacatattgttacaaaaatgaaaaaaactcgGGAAATGTGTTCTTTATATCCCTTGTTTCTTTTTGGTCTGGAGAAGAAATTAGAATGTGGTGGAACTTGGAAGTGGTCTTTGCATGTACTTTTTGTAAGTTTTTGGTTCCCACCAGAGATAATATGCACGCTCTACTCTTAACCACCGCAAAGACCGCACGTGACAGTGACTCTACCCCCATTTTTTGCCCAGCTACCActaattttgtatatatgtgTACGTGCGTGCATATGTACATATCAACGCAATGTGTAACGATTGAGAGAAAACATTCATGATAATCTAAAAGATTAGTAAATGAAAATCTTATTTAGAATCTTATCGAAAAGCATGAGAGATTATAGGCTGAGAGGAGTTAAAGATCTTGTTTTTCtatggaaaaaaaatgaaaaactgttttttttttttaatttggaaagAAACTAACAGATTGGTTGCTTTATAAAGTGTTGCAAAAATAGCTAAAAGAACTCACATCACACACTCACACGTAAGAAAGTTGCATTGTTGCATTGTTGGTTATAAAAACAAAGCATCTCATAAGAGCATCTGAGCATGACTCTTCTTGCTGTTTACGTATTAAATTTTACACGTCACCCCATTTTGTTCGAACTTCCAATATTGAATCTTTCCTCGCTTTTACAAAAGTGACTATATTATTTAGCTCGTATTATAACAGAGAGAACAGCTGATTCCTTTCGACAAGACCCTAacctaagaagaagaaaataaatattgaaatcTCTAATAACTCTCTGAATGCTCTTACAGCATAAATATTCATctgatatttacaaaaaaaaacttcacaAAACCCATAAATATATACTGTTTTGCGTTTATTAGTAGGTAGTTAAAAAGTGACTTGGTTTCTATTTAATTTACCGTTGATTATGGAACCAATAAGTTACCtctttagttttagttttttttattaacttagAATATCCCAAATCTATAAAAGATTCAGATTCATTTTCAAAGGGGAAATGCAGcccatttagttttttttttgacgtcagttattttcatttttgtccATTAATTTACCTCtctattttttttggtcaacattTTACCTCTCTAGTTAACTATTACTTATTTCTTGTTTTATCcctttatataattaaaatcagAACAAATTAAAGTGTGTAATCAAGAAAAAGCATGATTAATAAAATCTAAGGACAATTATTAAATTCAAAAGTGATATGTACGATTATTGCggctttttaaataaaaacaataatagGTGTTCGACGATAAGATACAATGGATTAGTTCACAATCGGTCATCTCactactaatatatatttaggtcctaagaattctttttttttttaggagtGAGGACGTCTCTGACCGTCTGAGAATGAGTCttgcttttcttttcttaattgTGAAACTAAACTACATAAACGAATACTATATATACTATGTTCATAAAACACAATAAGATACGATTAAGGACCCACCATAGATACGGTCGTGGGAGGAGTTAGATCGGCCCGTGCCGGTCAATGCGGAGCCTAGTTGAATGCTCACACATCTGTTGTTTTTAGTTCTTCCTCACATGACGCGCTCTAACTTCTCCACGCGCAATGTGTTTGCCTGTCTGAATTagaaaaaacttattttcaGATTTCTTTTCATTGTTTGCGTCTCCCTAATATTTCATGTCCTAAACAATTTTGTTATTGGAATCTGTAAAgaaattgaccaaaaaaaaaaaagaatctgtaAAGAAAATTATTCGATATACGAGCactagaatataaaatatgttgttGGCAAATAGATGATTTAGATGTATAATTTTGCCGTTTTGGATCATACCAAATGTACaagatagttttttttgtcaaaattcacagtcaaattttaataaaatgtttttgacTAAAACTACAATCGAAGGAAAAACTACATTAGGAAAAttcaataacttttttttttctgaaaacgttgatttttcatttttgtgaataaaatgaGATGTTATGTGACTAAACAAAATTGATACAAAATTCAACAAATTCAACTTAACTAGACAACTTAGTTATTCGTCTTACAAGTTAAATAGCGTGAGAAAGAATTATAATAGGTAGTACGTTGACCTATTTTATAATTGTAGAAAATGCAGTACTTGACATAAAATTACTAAATGTGATTAGAAACAATTTGTAACTTTAATTAGCTCATAACAATCTGTTTAGAATAGATAAGTTATACATActacaaaattatttgatatattcTAGATTGGAGTTTTCATAGTAATAGACGTGCCTAAAAATAGCGTTgaaaaacttaaata comes from Brassica rapa cultivar Chiifu-401-42 chromosome A02, CAAS_Brap_v3.01, whole genome shotgun sequence and encodes:
- the LOC103852005 gene encoding PRA1 family protein H translates to MVMEATRRMSFSPNPLSLTIEAKPPTALSAQLVAVFSLLTINPFSKLSADDFSGDTPTWTTSFFCDSDSYSFPSSSHEARNRVHENVKRFARNYATLFILFFTYELFEMPLALLGFVTSYAFWELFKFCVDRWESNRHPLIRKILIRVALCGKYPVDVSFLVLWFCIVNLVDMDPKMIYLLS